A region from the Arvicola amphibius chromosome 12, mArvAmp1.2, whole genome shotgun sequence genome encodes:
- the Ptov1 gene encoding prostate tumor-overexpressed gene 1 protein isoform X1: MVRPRRAPHRSGAGGPLGGRGRPPRPLVVRAVRSRSWPAGPRGPQPPRIRARSAPPMEGARVFGALGPIGPSSPGLSLGGLAVNEHRLGNKLLAWSGVLEWQEKRRPFSDSTAKLKRTLPCQAYVNQGENLETDQWPQKLIMQLIPQQLLATLGPLFRNSQLAQFHFTNRDCDSLKGLCRIMGNGFAGCMLFPHISPCEVRVLMLLYSSKKKIFMGLIPYDQSGFVNAIRQVITTRKQAVGPGGVHSGPVQIVNNKFLAWSGVMEWQEPRPEPNSRSKRWLPSHVYVNQGEILRTDQWPRKLFMQLIPQQLLTTLVPLFRNSRLVQFHFTKDMDTLKSLCRVMDNGFAGCVHFSYKASCEVRVLMLLYSSEKKIFIGLIPHDQSNFVNGIRRVIANQQQVLQRSLEQEQQQRGMGG; encoded by the exons ATGGTCCGCCCGCGCCGTGCCCCGCACCGCTCCGGTGCCGGGGGCCCCCTCGGAGGTCGCGGCCGGCCACCGCGGCCCCTGGTCGTGCGCGCCGTGCGCTCGCGTTCCTGGCCCGCCGGTCCTCGAGGCCCGCAGCCCCCGCGGATCCGGGCCCGCTCGGCCCCTCCCATG GAAGGTGCTCGAGTTTTTGGGGCCCTAGGGCCTATTGGGCCCTCTTCACCTGGGCTCTCTCTTGGGGGACTTGCAGTGAATGAGCACCGGCTCGGCAACAAACTGCTGGCCTGGAGTGGCGTGCTGGAGTGGCAGGAG AAGCGTAGACCCTTCTCGGACTCCACAGCCAAGCTGAAGCGCACCCTGCCCTGCCAGGCCTACGTGAACCAGGGCGAGAACCT GGAGACGGACCAGTGGCCCCAGAAGCTGATCATGCAGCTCATCCCACAGCAGCTGCTG GCCACGCTGGGCCCCCTCTTCCGAAACTCTCAGCTGGCCCAGTTCCACTTCACCAACAGAGACTGTGACTCGCTCAAGGGCCTCTGCCGCATCATGGGCAACGGCTTC GCAGGCTGCATGCTCTTCCCCCACATTTCTCCTTGCGAGGTGCGCGTGCTCATGCTCCTGTACTCATCCAAGAAGAAGATCTTCATGGGCCTCATCCCCTACGACCAGAGTGGCTTTGTCAATGCCATACGGCAGGTCATCACCACGCGCAAACAG GCCGTGGGCCCTGGAGGCGTGCACTCTGGACCTGTTCAGATTGTCAACAACAAATTCTTGGCATGGAGTGGTGTCATGGAATGGCAGGAG CCCAGGCCTGAGCCCAATAGCCGGTCCAAGAGGTGGCTGCCATCCCACGTCTACGTGAACCAAGGGGAGATCCt GAGGACAGACCAGTGGCCACGGAAGCTGTTCATGCAGCTCATCCCGCAGCAGCTGCTGACCACCCTGGTGCCGCTGTTCCGAAACTCGCGCCTGGTACAGTTTCATTTCACCAAGGACATGGACACTCTGAAGAGCCTGTGCCGCGTCATGGACAATGGCTTC GCGGGCTGTGTGCACTTCTCTTACAAGGCCTCCTGTGAGGTGCGCGTGCTCATGCTCCTGTACTCCTCGGAGAAGAAGATCTTCATCGGCCTCATCCCACACGACCAGAGCAACTTTGTCAATGGCATCCGTCGCGTCATCGCCAACCAGCAGCAGGTCCTGCAGCGAAGCctggagcaggagcagcagcagcgagGG ATGGGTGGCTAG
- the Ptov1 gene encoding prostate tumor-overexpressed gene 1 protein isoform X2, which translates to MPSRISEGSSAWRHAREGARVFGALGPIGPSSPGLSLGGLAVNEHRLGNKLLAWSGVLEWQEKRRPFSDSTAKLKRTLPCQAYVNQGENLETDQWPQKLIMQLIPQQLLATLGPLFRNSQLAQFHFTNRDCDSLKGLCRIMGNGFAGCMLFPHISPCEVRVLMLLYSSKKKIFMGLIPYDQSGFVNAIRQVITTRKQAVGPGGVHSGPVQIVNNKFLAWSGVMEWQEPRPEPNSRSKRWLPSHVYVNQGEILRTDQWPRKLFMQLIPQQLLTTLVPLFRNSRLVQFHFTKDMDTLKSLCRVMDNGFAGCVHFSYKASCEVRVLMLLYSSEKKIFIGLIPHDQSNFVNGIRRVIANQQQVLQRSLEQEQQQRGMGG; encoded by the exons ATGCCTTCGCGAATATCAGAAGGGTCTTCAGCCTGGAGGCACGCACGG GAAGGTGCTCGAGTTTTTGGGGCCCTAGGGCCTATTGGGCCCTCTTCACCTGGGCTCTCTCTTGGGGGACTTGCAGTGAATGAGCACCGGCTCGGCAACAAACTGCTGGCCTGGAGTGGCGTGCTGGAGTGGCAGGAG AAGCGTAGACCCTTCTCGGACTCCACAGCCAAGCTGAAGCGCACCCTGCCCTGCCAGGCCTACGTGAACCAGGGCGAGAACCT GGAGACGGACCAGTGGCCCCAGAAGCTGATCATGCAGCTCATCCCACAGCAGCTGCTG GCCACGCTGGGCCCCCTCTTCCGAAACTCTCAGCTGGCCCAGTTCCACTTCACCAACAGAGACTGTGACTCGCTCAAGGGCCTCTGCCGCATCATGGGCAACGGCTTC GCAGGCTGCATGCTCTTCCCCCACATTTCTCCTTGCGAGGTGCGCGTGCTCATGCTCCTGTACTCATCCAAGAAGAAGATCTTCATGGGCCTCATCCCCTACGACCAGAGTGGCTTTGTCAATGCCATACGGCAGGTCATCACCACGCGCAAACAG GCCGTGGGCCCTGGAGGCGTGCACTCTGGACCTGTTCAGATTGTCAACAACAAATTCTTGGCATGGAGTGGTGTCATGGAATGGCAGGAG CCCAGGCCTGAGCCCAATAGCCGGTCCAAGAGGTGGCTGCCATCCCACGTCTACGTGAACCAAGGGGAGATCCt GAGGACAGACCAGTGGCCACGGAAGCTGTTCATGCAGCTCATCCCGCAGCAGCTGCTGACCACCCTGGTGCCGCTGTTCCGAAACTCGCGCCTGGTACAGTTTCATTTCACCAAGGACATGGACACTCTGAAGAGCCTGTGCCGCGTCATGGACAATGGCTTC GCGGGCTGTGTGCACTTCTCTTACAAGGCCTCCTGTGAGGTGCGCGTGCTCATGCTCCTGTACTCCTCGGAGAAGAAGATCTTCATCGGCCTCATCCCACACGACCAGAGCAACTTTGTCAATGGCATCCGTCGCGTCATCGCCAACCAGCAGCAGGTCCTGCAGCGAAGCctggagcaggagcagcagcagcgagGG ATGGGTGGCTAG